CGCATGCCAGCAGCAATGCCCAGGGGCACGCCGATGAGAGCGGAGATAGACACCGCAACAAGACCAACAAAGAGCGTGATCTGCGCGCCGACCATCAATCGGGAAAGCACATCACGGCCAAAGCGGTCCGTGCCCAAAAGGTGCTCAACACTGGATCCCTGCAAGCGGTCCGCGGCAATGGCCATGAGCGGATCATGAGGAGTCCACACCAAAGAGATCAGCGCGGCCAGCACCGTCAGGCAAACGATGATTAACCCGATGATGCCCGTGGCAGGCAGGCGATGAAGGAAACTCATGATTGTGCTCCTTCGCGCAGGCGGGGATCAATGAAGCGGTAGGCGGCATCAGTGAGCGCATTGATGGTGAGAGTAAACGCGACCAGCAGCATGATCAACGATTGAACGGTGGTGAGGTCGCGGACGGAGACGGCATCGAGAAGCATGCTGCCCAAACCTGGAATGACAAAGACTGCCTCAATCACCACGGCGCCCACAATTAGCGTGGTGAACTGCAGACCCGCCACCGTCAGCACAGGCAGAGCCGCGTTGCGCAGGCCATGGCGCCACAGTGCCTGCGCCGGGGACTGGCCGAGTGCACGCGCGGTGCGGATGTAATCCTGGTCCAGCACATCTAACACAGCCGAGCGGACATAGCGGGTTAAGATAGCGCCCTGCACCAGCGCGAGTGCGATAACCGGCATGACCAGGTGCGATAAGAAGGTACCAAAGCCCCAGTTCGGCGGAGACCAGCCATTGGCCGGCAACCAGCCCAAATTGATGGCAAAGAACGCGGTGAGCACAATACCCACCAGGAAGCTCGGGATAGCGATGCCCACCTGCGTGAGCGCAGTGACCACCGTGGCATCCATGTGTCCATTGCGCCGCGCAGTCCACATGCCAACCGGGATAGCGATGGCCAGAGCCAATACCAGTGCGACAGCCACCAAGATGAGGGAGACCTGCGCGCGGTCAAGCACCTGTGCCGTGATGTCTTGCTGCGAAGACAAGGATGTACCAAAGTTGCCAGTAAGCAACCCGCCCATCCAATCGCCATATTGCACCAACAGCGGGCGGTCCAAGCCCATGCTGGTGGTCAGCTCCGCCACGGCTTCCTCAGTCGCGTTGACACCCAGTGCTACGCGCGCCGGGTTGCCCGGGACTGCGCGCATGAGCAGGAAAATCAGCACGGAGGCAGCGAAGAGCGTGATGATGTAGCGCCCGAGAATCTTTAAGAATGTCATGAGGCATCCTCCGAGCTCAGATTGCGCAAGATCATGGCATCAGTAATGGCATTGACCTGCAGCCCGGAAATAGCCGGGTCGGAGATAACAATATTGGGCATATTCATCAGCGTCAGCGCGCCGGCATCAGCCATGATGGTGCCCACGGCTTCTTCCATCAGCTGGTGGTATTCCTCCACGGACTCAGCGGTGTCAGCCGCCGCCAGCAGCTCACGAGTTTGCTCCGAGTCATAGCCCAAGTAGTAATTAGGGTTGCCAAAAAGCACGGGAATATCATGCGGCTCAACGTGCGCCACCAAGGACATTTGGTAATCCTGCGCGCCCATGACCTGGCCCAACCACACGGCCGGGAACTCGGCGGATTCGAGGCGGACATCAAAACCAATGTCCGTCAGCTGCGAATACAACAGCTCCGAGGCAGTCTGGGCATATGGCACGGTGGGAAGCGTCAGCGTCAGCTCGGTGCCCACAACGCCAGCATCTTCCATCAGCTGCTTGGCGCGCTCGGGGTCGAATTCATAGAAGTCGTGCTCGCTAAACCACGGGTCGGTCGGTGGCACAGGCTGCCCGCCGGTATCCGCGGCCAGGCCCTCCCACAACACGTCATTCAAGGCTTCGCGGTCCACGCCGTAAGAGACGGCTTGGCGGACCAGGGGGTCATCGAAAGGCGCTGCATTGTTGTTCATGGACAACAACACTTCGCCGTTGGTGGTGCCTACCTCAACGTTGAATTCCTCCGGCAAAGTGTTGAGCAGCTCCGGGGTTTGCATGGACCACACCACGTTGACTTGGCCGGCCTGCAGGGCATTAATGGAGCTCAGCGCATCGGGATAGTAGGAGATAGTCACATCGGACTCCGCTTGTTCACCCCAGTAGTCACGGTTGGGCTCCAACGCGATGAACTCGCCGGTTGAGAATTGCTTGAGCTGATAAGGGCCAGTGCCGACAGGTTCAGTTGCTAGCTTGTCGATGCCCCCAGGGCTCATCATTGCCCCAATCGCCGTCGACATATTCCACAACCAAGACTGTGAAGGCTGGGTGAGCGTGACCTCTAAGGTGTGCTCATCAATGGCCTCGGCGGACTCAACCGGCGCCATTTGGGAAGCAATGCCGTTGCTCCACTCATTTTGCACATATTCGATGGAGAACTTCGCGGTCTCAGCGGTGAAGGCATCACCGTTGGTGAAGGCAACATCATCACGCAGATGGAAAGTATAGGTGGTGGCATCATCGGAGACATCCCAGCTGTGCGCCAGGCGCGGAATGATATCGCCGGATTCGGGATCAATGGTCACGAGAGTTTCATAGACATTGTCCATGAGCGCTGCGGGGATAGCGGCGCCACCAGTGGTGGTGAAATCCAGGGAGGTGGCACTGGACGTCATGGCAATCGAAATCGCCGATGTATCTGTGTCCCCCGGATCAACAACAGCAGTATGCCCCGCCGCGCAGCCGGTCAATAGTGACCCGGCCATAATGACGCTGGCGGGGAGATACAGAAGCCGTGTCCGGCTTCTAGTGCTCGATTTCATATAGGCAGAGTAACCAATGCCTTAGTGAAATGTGGAATTCTCCACGTCTTTACTTTTCGTAGCGGGTGGAGTGGCGCATAGAAATGTCCAGCGGGGAAGGCGTGCCGGCTATGTAGTTGTAGGTAATGGTCATACCTTCCAAGACATGCAGCATCTCTGTGTATTCCACTGGGGTGCCGTTGTGGTCGGACAGCAGCAGCTTCGAAACCATAGCAGAAGAACCCGGCTCTAGTTCCAGATGCTTGGCATCTTCATCAGCAATGACCTTGCCGTACATTTCTCGGCGGCCGTGGTCCAGACCCAATCCAACATCCCGCAGCTTGGCGTGCAAAGAGCCTTGATCTGGATCCATGTACAAAACATGCTTGCCTACCGGCAACGTGAAGTAGCTGCGCTCTACCGCGATAGGGATCCCGTTGGCTGAGCGAACACGGTGCAGAAACACCACTGGGTCACCTTCATTTATGGACAGCATTTGGGATATATGCTCCGGCGCTGGGCAGCGAGCCATCCACAATGTCTTGGAACTTGCTTCCCAGCCATTGGATTCAATCCAGTCATAGTTGGAAATGAAGGTCTCAAAAGTTTCGGTCTTCTCATGCGGCAGTACGACAGAACGGCGACCACGGCCCGAAGAGATGATTCCCTCTGTGCGTAAAGATGCCAAAGCTTGCCGCACCGGCCCGCGGGAAGTGCTGAATTCTTCGCAGAGTTCGGCCTCAGACGGCAGAAGGCTACCCGCTGGAATATCACCCGACAGGATTTTGCTCCGTAGGTGTTCGGCGATTTTCATGTGCTGCTGAGGTGCTCGGCGGGCAGACATCGAGAGTGGCTCCTCTTTTTGTTCTGGGGCCCCGACCTTATTTCTAAGTCCAGGACGCAGTTTTGAAGATGGGTGAATCGACTTTGGTGAAAAGTCAATTACCGAAAGTTGATGACGGCAGTTTGTCAGGGAATATTGAGTCTTGAACCCAGGCTGTGACTCGGCAGAATTCACGGCTTTGGCATTCAGTGCGCTTCGGCTAAACGCTGCTAAAAATGCGCATAACGGCAATCTAACAAGGATTTCTCCCGACGCTTGAAACTATTTATAGTAATTTTTCAACTCAGAATTCGATGTTGGTTATAACTTCCTTTATCCACCTTATCGGAACTTCCGATTAACTCTGGAAAGCACCAGCAGATCATTGAATGTTTTCTAGACCTTTAAGTGCTGGAGGTTGCCTGCCAACGTCAATTTCTATCCGACTCACACTAAGGGATGGGTTCTCTCACTGCAAGCTTGTTATGGCTGCGCTGAGCTCATGCTGAGGTTAATTGTTCTGATTGGCTTTGGGACAGCTGGGCTTGTCCTTGCATGGTGGCGGCGTAAAAGCCCGAGGTCAATCACCGTATGGTGGCTAATGGTTGCAGTTTGATGGGGAAATATATTTGTCGTTGAACTTTATCGGTGCAGTGTTTACTAGATTGGACATGTCTGCTTTGCTGGCCGAAATTTTCAGTTTCTTTTTGTTTATATCTCAACCCGTGGGAGGGAGGGGTTTGTAGACATATCTACAGGTTGTGGCACTTTCGTGAATTTAATCCACTGTAGTTTCATGCACGGACTAACTATAGGTAGAAACATATTAAAAATATCTATCCGACCCATTGTGTGAAAGCTCACTAATTTTAGCTCATTTTATTCACCATAAGCGAGCAGGTCAGCGCCGGGAATTGATTCCTCGGGTGGCGAAACCTCAAAATTTGTGTGCAAAGTTCGCCACCGTCTCCAGGGAATAAACAAAAGGTCTAGTTGCCGCCCGGACGGCCAGCAACGATTGCTGGATCAAGCTCCCACGCACGCGCCAAGACATCAAGTCCAGTCAGGGTGGTCTCACGGGAGGTTGCCTGCACGGAAATCATGAGCTCGTCCGCACCGGAGATTTCTTGGAAATCAGTCAGGTATTCACGAATCTCAGTTTCCGTGCCAACGGCGGAGTAGCGCAGCATATCTAGAATCTGCTGGCCTTGAGCGGAGCCGATGAGTTGCTCCACCTGGTTATCGGTGAGCATTCGCCCGCGGCCCACCATGGTCTTGATGCGGTTAAAACAGACCTTTTCGTACAAAGCATCTGCTTCTTCCTTGGTATTCGCGCCAGTGACATTGACACCCGCGATGACATAAGGCTTATCCAAAGTTGCCGATGGCTGGAAATTCTCACGGTAGTACTGAGTGGCCTGCTCCAGATGGGTTGGTGCGAAGTGCGAAGCGAAGGCATAAGGCATGCCGTATTTTGCGGCCAAGGAAGCGCCGAACATGGAGGAGCCAAGGATGTAGAGCGGAACATTGGTGCCCGCGCCAGGTACCGCCTGGACGCCCGGAATAGGGGAGTTATCTGCCAAGTAGGCTTCGAGCTCTCGTACGTCTCCAGGGAAGCGCTCTGCCGCATTGAAATCACGGCGCAGTGCACGGCCCAAAGTCTGGGCATCGGTGCCTGGTGCGCGGCCCAGGCCCAGATCGATGCGGTCTGGGTACATCTCCTCCAGGGTGCCGAATTGCTCCGCGATTACATAAGGGGAGTGGTTAGGCAACATGATGCCACCCGCACCGAGGCGGATGGAGTTGGTCTTCGCGCCGATATGCGCAATCAAGACGGCTGGGCTGGAAGAGCTAATCGATGGCATGTTGTGGTGCTCGGTGTACCAGATACGGGAGTAGCCCAGCTCCTCTGCGCGTTGCGCCAGCTGCACCGAGTGCTCGATGGAAGCGGTTTCGGTTTCACCTTCATAGATGGTGCAGAAATCCAGAACGGATAGGTGTGCGCGAGAGGTGCTTTTTGCTTCTGTCATTTTAACTCTTCTCCAACAAATCTCTTTTTACGGATATCAAGAACAAAATCTCCTGCCACGCTATCTAGAATTTCACTTCCAGGCTGCGGGGCAGGAGATTGGGGACTTCAGTACTAGTCAGTGATCTTGGCCTTTTGAACCTCACGGTCAGCATTCTTAGCAATGACGTCAATGACGACACCGATGATGAATGCGATGAACGTTGGAGTAATCCAGCCCAAATCCAGGTCCTGACCCGGCGATAGGTTCAACATCGGTTCGAGGATATTTGTTCCCCAACCTTGTGCGGAGATGGTGGTCAGTGCGGACCACAAAACAGATACCCACAAGGCAAGGCGGTAGGCCCAGTAGAAACCAACGACCTTGCGCACCAGTGGCTGCACCAAGGTCATGACAATCAGAGCGATTGCCGGTGGGTACAGGAAGACGATAAATGGAACCGCAACGGCCATCACGGCATCTAGGCCACGGAAAGCAATCAGGATGGAGAGCACGGTGAAGATGATTGCCCAAGCGTGGTAGCTGATCTTTGGAACCAGGGAGTTAAAGAACTCGGAGGTCGAGGTGATCAAACCAACGGCGGTGGTCAAGCATGCCAGGACGACAATGAGGGAGAAGACGGTCTGGCCTGGGGTGCCCATGGTTAGCTTCGCGGAATCTGCGAGCAAGATAGCGCCGGACTCATAAGACTGGCCATCTGGGACGGTCTGCGCCATGTAGCCCAGGCCCAGGTAGATAGCAGCCAGCAAGGTACCAGCGATGATGCCAATGATGATGGTGGAGCGAATCAGAGTACCGCCGCGGCCAAAGCCCTTAGCACGCAGGGAAGAAATAATGACGATACCGAACGCCAGACCGGCGATGGCGTCCATGGTGTTGTAGCCCTCAAACAGGCCGGTTACCAGTGGGCTGGACTCATAAGCCTCAGTTGGAGTGCCCGGAATACGCTCATAATTGGTCACCGCTAGGGTGATCAGGGCAATCAGCAAGATGACCAGCGCTGGGGTGAGGAAGCGGCCCAGGATGTCAATGACATTGTTCGGCTTCCAGGACAGCGCCAGGGCGATGCCGAAGAAGATGACGTTGAAAATGCCGTTGGCAGCGGTACCTTCCCAGCCCAACAGTGGGGTAATAGCGGTTTCCATAGAAACCGCACCGGTACGTGGCAAAGCGTAGAACGCACCAATGGACAGATACGCCATGACGGAGAATGCAATGCCGAAAAAGAGGCCACCGCGTCCGGCCAGGTCACGCACGCTGTAGCCAGAGATAGCAATGGAGACAATCGCCGCGACGGGCAGAAGCACACCGGCAATGAGGAAGCCGATGATGGCTGGCCAGAAGTTGGTGCCGGAGCTTACGCCCACCATGGGCGGGAAGATTAGGTTGCCGGCACCAAAGAACATCGAGAAAAGCATCAGCGATGCAATGAGGATGGTGATCAGCGGCGAAGCCGACTTGGACTTCGCGGGTGATGCGACGGTGTCTGACATTGAAGTGCCCGTCCTTTGGAATGTAGAAAGTTACAGTGAATTTAATAAGCGCAGCTTCTTGCACTTATCCAGTGTGTGGGATATTACATTCCGTGCTGTGAGATAGCAATACGGGGGCTGTTAATCTCATGCCTTTTCAATCGCAGTGGCCACGCGGTCGATGGCCTCTTCCAGAATCTCCCGCGAGGTAGCGAAGTTCAGGCGAGCCTGACCAGCGCCAATATCGCCGAAGGTCAGGCCCTCATTGAAGGCCACGCGCGCATGCTGGATGAGCCACGCGGCTGGGTATTCTTTGTCCCCAATTGCGGTGTTCCGGAAGTCCAGCCACATCAGATAGGTGGAATCAGGACGGGAAGTAATGAGCCCTGGAATGCGCTTTGGCAGCTCTTCTACCAGCCAGTCGCGGGTCTCGCGCAGGTAGTCCACTTCTTCTTCCAAGTGGGAGATGCCGTCGCGGTATGCAGCTTCAGCGGCGATGATGCCCAGGGTGCCCACGCCGTCTTGGGCAACGTGAGGCAAGCTGTTCCAGATTTCTACGTCCTTGTCATTGGAGAAGATAATCTGCGCGCACTTGAGGCCAGCGAAGTTCCATGCCTTGGACGTTGCAGTCACGGTCATCGTCACGCGCGCCGCGGTCTCTGATAGGCCCGCGATGGAGATGTGCTGGCCCTCGTAAACCAACGGCGCGTGAATCTCATCAGATAGGATGCGGGCATCATATTTATCGGCGAGGGCAACGAGCTCACTCAAGTGCTCTTCATCAAAGACATAGCCCAAAGGGTTGAACGGATTTGCCAACAGAATGGAGCCGGCGCCTTCCGCAAACGCCTTTTCAATTGCCTCGAGGTCTAAGCGCGGCTTTTCGCCTTCCTTCAAGTCACCGTTGGCTGGGCTAATGCCGACATCAATACGCTCACGTCCAGCAGTCTCAGGCAGCTCGAGGAATGGTGGATAAGCCGGCAGCGGCACAACCACTGGGGAATCAGGACGAGTGAAGTACTGGATTCCCAGCAGCAGGCCACGGACAACGTCACCAATCCAGAAGACCTTCTTAGCGTCAGGACGCCAGCCATAGCGAGCGTCATGGAAATCAGCGACCGCCTCACCGAGACCAACAGCGTTGGCCGCTGGGCTGTAGCCGAAGCATTCACGCTCGGTGTAATCCAGGATTACCTTTTTCACCGCCGGCGCGGTGGGGAAGTCAGACTCCGCAATAAACAGGGGGAGTACATCGGGCTCAAATTGAGTCCACTTGCGGGTAAATCGGGCACGTAATTCATCTTGAGTAGGAAACTTCATGATTTCTACCCTAGTACTCCCGCGCGCAGCTTAGTCCTCGTGCTCTACTTCTTCGTCTCTCGTCTCAGACTCACGGGAGAAGCCGAACTTCTTCAACCTGGCGCGGTCGGCTGCCGATGTCGAGGCGGTGAGCTTGAGCAACTGCGCATAAATACCGCCGGTGGTGGACAGATACTCCGGCGATCCCTTCTCATCCACCACGCCCTTGTCCAAGGTGATAATGGTGTCCACGTTCGCAATGGTGGACAGGCGGTGGGCAATGATCAGCGTGGTGCGGTCTTTCATGAGCTCTTCCAGACCAGCCTGAACTGCACGTTCAGACTTGGTATCCAACGCAGAGGTAGCCTCATCGAGCACCAGGATTGGGGCGTCTTTAAGCATCACGCGCGCTACTGCCACGCGCTGTTTCTGCCCGCCAGACAGGCGCAGACCACGCTCACCAATGACGGTCTCATAACCATTAGGGAAGGCCTGAATAAATTCGTGGGCATTGGCGCGTTTGGCAACCTCGATAATCTCTTCATCGCTCGCACCCGGCTTGCCGTAGGCAATGTTTTCGCGAATAGAACCAGAGAACAAGAACGCCTCCTGGAAGACCACGCCGACTGAGGCACGCAGGCGCGCAGCCGTCAGCTCACTCGCATCGTGCCCCAGCACATTCAAGGTGCCGTGGCTTGGGTGGTACAAGCCCAACATGAGGTTGACCAGCGTGGACTTGCCGCCGCCGGACTCACCCACCAAAGCCACCTTTTCGCCCTTGCGCGCGTTAAAGCTCACGCCCTTAATCACGGGCTTGTCTTCTTCATAGGCGAAGGTGACATCGTCGAAGGAGAAGATCGGCGAGGAGGCATCGGCAGGCAATGGCAATGGCTTCACCTGGGTGGTGTTGAGCTGTGGCTCATTGATTGCACGGGTTGCCTCCACCAAGGTCTTATCCACGGTGGGTTCTACTTCTTGTTCCATGACCTGGAAGTACTCGCGGGAGCCGCCGATGGCGCGCTGCGCAGTATCAACCATCCAGCTCATCATGAACACCGGCTGCTTAGCCATGGTGACCATCTGAATCAGCATGACCATGTCACCGATGGAGAAATGCCCCTCTAAGGTGCGCCAGAAAATCACGGCGTAGATACCGAAGAAGACAACCGCCATCGCTACGGAACGGAAAGTGTCCATGACGTGCCACCAACGCGACTGCGGGCGGGTGGTGTCCACAAAGCCTGCGTAGTGCTTGGAAAAGACATCCAGTTCCCGGACTTCGGCCACAAAGGACTTGGTCACCTTCATCTGCCCAACCACCTCAGCAAAGCGGCCATTGGCAACATCGATGTGCTCGTTCTTGGTCTTCTCAAACTTCAACCAGCGCTTCGAAGTCAGCGCCGTCAGCCACATGTAAATGGGGAACAAGATCGCCAACAAGATGGCCAGCGGCCAGTAATAGAAGGCCGTGATGATCAAAATGGCGACGACCTGAATGATCATCGTGAAGAAGTTATTAGAGAAAGACTGCAGAAACTGCGTGATGAACATGATTGAGCGGTCCAGGCGCGCAATGATGGTGCCAGTGACCTGGTTATCGTAATAACCCTGCGGCAAGCTCAGCAGCTTCGCATAATAGCGGGTGGACAGAATCTGCCGCAGGCGAGAAATCATCACATCGCCGATGTAGCCGCCGACGTTGGAAACAACGCCGTTTAAGGCATCGGCAAGCAAAAGCAACAAAGCAAAGCCCAACACGGTAGCCAACGCCGTGGAAACGGACAAGCCGCCATCGAGGGATTCAACAATGGTGTCCGTCGCTTCGCGGACAAGAAAAGGGGAAGCCAACGCCAAGGCCGCACCAACGGCCGAGGTGATAATAACTCCAACATAAAAGGGCCACAATGCTTGCGCATTCTTCAAAATTTTGGCCAGAGAGTTCACGAACTAATACTCCAGAGATTTAATTTAAGACATGGGGATATCCAGACAGGAAAGTATGCCATCTTTGCGCAATCGATGCCTTGGTTTGTGAGTGGGTAGACTAAGCTGCGGTTTAAGAAGTTTGCGTCATGTCAGAAGGGAAACGTCCTCCAGTGCCATCATCCCGCGCCGTTTTATCCACCATCGCCAGCATTTCCATCGCTGGTGTAGCCCTCGCGGGCTGTTCCTTTTTTGACCCTGAGCCCTCCGGCTTGGGCTCCGATGAGGACCTGGTGGTGGAGACTTCTGAAGTTCCCCAATACCAGCCGGAAGACACCGATGATGAGCTAGTCACCGGTGACTTGACCAACCCGGTGGAGGACGAAGGCTACGGCGTGACCTGGTGGAATCAAGGCGTGCACCAGGACAACATCACCGGCTCCGTATTAACCATCAAGGTTCGCAACAACAATGATTTGCCCTTGCCTGCCGATGCCATTTCCGACCCCGTCCTCGAAGTCGCCGACGGCAACGGCGGCTGGACCGGCATTGACCTTTTGCCTTATGACCCAGAGGTCAACACCAACCTGATGGCACCTGGCCTGGACCGCCCACTCGGTGCTGGCGCGACCACCAACCTGCAATACCGCTTCGA
This region of Corynebacterium casei LMG S-19264 genomic DNA includes:
- a CDS encoding ABC transporter ATP-binding protein, whose amino-acid sequence is MNSLAKILKNAQALWPFYVGVIITSAVGAALALASPFLVREATDTIVESLDGGLSVSTALATVLGFALLLLLADALNGVVSNVGGYIGDVMISRLRQILSTRYYAKLLSLPQGYYDNQVTGTIIARLDRSIMFITQFLQSFSNNFFTMIIQVVAILIITAFYYWPLAILLAILFPIYMWLTALTSKRWLKFEKTKNEHIDVANGRFAEVVGQMKVTKSFVAEVRELDVFSKHYAGFVDTTRPQSRWWHVMDTFRSVAMAVVFFGIYAVIFWRTLEGHFSIGDMVMLIQMVTMAKQPVFMMSWMVDTAQRAIGGSREYFQVMEQEVEPTVDKTLVEATRAINEPQLNTTQVKPLPLPADASSPIFSFDDVTFAYEEDKPVIKGVSFNARKGEKVALVGESGGGKSTLVNLMLGLYHPSHGTLNVLGHDASELTAARLRASVGVVFQEAFLFSGSIRENIAYGKPGASDEEIIEVAKRANAHEFIQAFPNGYETVIGERGLRLSGGQKQRVAVARVMLKDAPILVLDEATSALDTKSERAVQAGLEELMKDRTTLIIAHRLSTIANVDTIITLDKGVVDEKGSPEYLSTTGGIYAQLLKLTASTSAADRARLKKFGFSRESETRDEEVEHED
- a CDS encoding MalY/PatB family protein; this translates as MKFPTQDELRARFTRKWTQFEPDVLPLFIAESDFPTAPAVKKVILDYTERECFGYSPAANAVGLGEAVADFHDARYGWRPDAKKVFWIGDVVRGLLLGIQYFTRPDSPVVVPLPAYPPFLELPETAGRERIDVGISPANGDLKEGEKPRLDLEAIEKAFAEGAGSILLANPFNPLGYVFDEEHLSELVALADKYDARILSDEIHAPLVYEGQHISIAGLSETAARVTMTVTATSKAWNFAGLKCAQIIFSNDKDVEIWNSLPHVAQDGVGTLGIIAAEAAYRDGISHLEEEVDYLRETRDWLVEELPKRIPGLITSRPDSTYLMWLDFRNTAIGDKEYPAAWLIQHARVAFNEGLTFGDIGAGQARLNFATSREILEEAIDRVATAIEKA
- a CDS encoding ABC transporter substrate-binding protein, with product MTSSATSLDFTTTGGAAIPAALMDNVYETLVTIDPESGDIIPRLAHSWDVSDDATTYTFHLRDDVAFTNGDAFTAETAKFSIEYVQNEWSNGIASQMAPVESAEAIDEHTLEVTLTQPSQSWLWNMSTAIGAMMSPGGIDKLATEPVGTGPYQLKQFSTGEFIALEPNRDYWGEQAESDVTISYYPDALSSINALQAGQVNVVWSMQTPELLNTLPEEFNVEVGTTNGEVLLSMNNNAAPFDDPLVRQAVSYGVDREALNDVLWEGLAADTGGQPVPPTDPWFSEHDFYEFDPERAKQLMEDAGVVGTELTLTLPTVPYAQTASELLYSQLTDIGFDVRLESAEFPAVWLGQVMGAQDYQMSLVAHVEPHDIPVLFGNPNYYLGYDSEQTRELLAAADTAESVEEYHQLMEEAVGTIMADAGALTLMNMPNIVISDPAISGLQVNAITDAMILRNLSSEDAS
- a CDS encoding GntR family transcriptional regulator — translated: MSARRAPQQHMKIAEHLRSKILSGDIPAGSLLPSEAELCEEFSTSRGPVRQALASLRTEGIISSGRGRRSVVLPHEKTETFETFISNYDWIESNGWEASSKTLWMARCPAPEHISQMLSINEGDPVVFLHRVRSANGIPIAVERSYFTLPVGKHVLYMDPDQGSLHAKLRDVGLGLDHGRREMYGKVIADEDAKHLELEPGSSAMVSKLLLSDHNGTPVEYTEMLHVLEGMTITYNYIAGTPSPLDISMRHSTRYEK
- a CDS encoding LLM class flavin-dependent oxidoreductase, translating into MTEAKSTSRAHLSVLDFCTIYEGETETASIEHSVQLAQRAEELGYSRIWYTEHHNMPSISSSSPAVLIAHIGAKTNSIRLGAGGIMLPNHSPYVIAEQFGTLEEMYPDRIDLGLGRAPGTDAQTLGRALRRDFNAAERFPGDVRELEAYLADNSPIPGVQAVPGAGTNVPLYILGSSMFGASLAAKYGMPYAFASHFAPTHLEQATQYYRENFQPSATLDKPYVIAGVNVTGANTKEEADALYEKVCFNRIKTMVGRGRMLTDNQVEQLIGSAQGQQILDMLRYSAVGTETEIREYLTDFQEISGADELMISVQATSRETTLTGLDVLARAWELDPAIVAGRPGGN
- the brnQ gene encoding branched-chain amino acid transport system II carrier protein, with product MSDTVASPAKSKSASPLITILIASLMLFSMFFGAGNLIFPPMVGVSSGTNFWPAIIGFLIAGVLLPVAAIVSIAISGYSVRDLAGRGGLFFGIAFSVMAYLSIGAFYALPRTGAVSMETAITPLLGWEGTAANGIFNVIFFGIALALSWKPNNVIDILGRFLTPALVILLIALITLAVTNYERIPGTPTEAYESSPLVTGLFEGYNTMDAIAGLAFGIVIISSLRAKGFGRGGTLIRSTIIIGIIAGTLLAAIYLGLGYMAQTVPDGQSYESGAILLADSAKLTMGTPGQTVFSLIVVLACLTTAVGLITSTSEFFNSLVPKISYHAWAIIFTVLSILIAFRGLDAVMAVAVPFIVFLYPPAIALIVMTLVQPLVRKVVGFYWAYRLALWVSVLWSALTTISAQGWGTNILEPMLNLSPGQDLDLGWITPTFIAFIIGVVIDVIAKNADREVQKAKITD
- a CDS encoding ABC transporter permease, which produces MTFLKILGRYIITLFAASVLIFLLMRAVPGNPARVALGVNATEEAVAELTTSMGLDRPLLVQYGDWMGGLLTGNFGTSLSSQQDITAQVLDRAQVSLILVAVALVLALAIAIPVGMWTARRNGHMDATVVTALTQVGIAIPSFLVGIVLTAFFAINLGWLPANGWSPPNWGFGTFLSHLVMPVIALALVQGAILTRYVRSAVLDVLDQDYIRTARALGQSPAQALWRHGLRNAALPVLTVAGLQFTTLIVGAVVIEAVFVIPGLGSMLLDAVSVRDLTTVQSLIMLLVAFTLTINALTDAAYRFIDPRLREGAQS